The sequence below is a genomic window from Stigmatopora nigra isolate UIUO_SnigA chromosome 4, RoL_Snig_1.1, whole genome shotgun sequence.
AGTAtggagaaaaatattatttctatgggagaagaaaaatatttcaagtattgataatatatattttttcctgttgTCCAGATGGATCTGTCTGAGGTTCTGTCCAAGCCGGTCATCATCATCCAAACATCCGAGAATGTCACCAGGCTCATCGGAGCCTTGCTCAGGTAGGCCAAGGGGGAGGAGTCAAAATTGGACGCCACGCTTAACATGGCGCCCACGTTCCCTAGGGGCCTCCACGCGACGGCAAAAATTACTTTCTCAAACGTCCTGCACGATAACCTGGTAAGCGTTGGGCTCGGCGCCCCCGTCGAGCCAGGCCATTGGTCGAAAACGTGTGAGTGTTTTTGGAGCAGGGCGCCACGCTGACGCTGTGGTCCAGCTGCGGCCGCTCAAGAGGGGGGCGCTATGGCGAGTGGCAGGGGGTCATCTGCACGGGGGAGAACAAGTCACAAGTGCAGGTAGGCAAGATTTTTGGGTTAGCGTTGAAAATGGTTCGTTCGTTTCCATACTGCGCATCCTTGCTCGAAGGGAGAGTGAGGACActgtggcgtagtggttaagtCACGTGTctctcgtctgggagacctgggttcaaatcccggttgggacattTTTTCACTTATTTGTTTCTGTTGACTTGGAGTCAAGatactcaaatgatgacaaaggaaagtatggtcacttggtggcgtagtggttaactcacctgtctcttgtctgggagacctgggttcaattcccggttggcacactttttcacttagttgtttctgtggacttgtactcaaaaaaactcaaatgattacagagaaaagtgtagtcacttggttggcgcagaggttagatcactggactcccgtctgggagacctgggttcgattcccgctgtcgtcatTTGGTTGATCGCCAAACAATGTAAgtgagtaaatggaataagaagaaaaaaaagaaaaaactttttaatttatattaaacacttagtcatacttttcagcaaaaggttatattccgaactgccttcggcagttcggaagacacttgatggacctgtctgtgcgaaaggcgttctcgggtcggccttcggccgaccctcgaccgcttgcttggtcagtgaactgccgacaccgggaagcgaactcacgttctctcggtgcaaaggcgagtgtgcaacccactacaccaactcgtgccccacttatacataggtgttgaaacgttttatccaaggaaatggggtgaaacacttaagtcattttttggacaaaatgcttcatcatCCACtaaatacttatatacttagACACTTAGCCATTCGAACTTAttcatttaactgaataatattgggaaaatctttgcatgcactggggtttgaaccaacaaccacagatgtgggagactgatgacttaaccactgggccaccaccctgtgagaataagaagtagtacttatacttttgtctctttcatttacctgaataatattgggaaaatctttgcaagcactgggatttgaacacacgaccacagaggtgggagactgatgacttaaccactggtcCAACACCCTGTGAGAACAAGatgtagtacttatacttttgtctctttcatttGTCCCTTTTCACTCCCAAaccatacttagtactttattgtacctGGGAATGACACTTAAAGTGTATTGCTTGTATTCATTCAGAAGAAACTACAACAGCTATGGGACACCATCCTGTGGGTGGCGCTCATCCTCAGCACCGGCGTCATTCTACGGGCCCGCCGACCCAACCGCGAGCGCTTCTTCTACGACAACGTGGAGGTGACTATCCAATCGAGGTGTTCCCCCGGTTCATGGTAACATCCAACCCTGTTGTCCCCCCTCATTTTGTCCAGCCCCTCCCAAAACAGGACATCCTGAAGACCATGTCTTCCCTCCAGACCAAAATGTACCAAAGGGCCAAAGTACGGCACGGGGAGACTGCGGACAACTGTGTCGTTTGCCTGGAGGCCTATCGCCCCAACCAGGTATGTCCAACGTCCAATGGGACCACGGCGAGGACACGGGTGACATGGATCCGCCCCTTTAGCGTCTTCGCGTTTTGCCCTGCCGGCACGAGTACCACCAAGAATGCGTGGACCCCTGGCTACTGCTACGTCACACCTGCCCGTTGTGCAAACGCAGTATTTTGGGTgagtacccaaaaaaaaaaaaaaaaaaaatagtcttgacTGCCGCCAACATGCTCAACTTGAGTTTTCTGCCTAGCAACTAAACCAAACTTAATCAAATTTAATAAGATGTTATttttagcatggattttcacatttttcatttgttggTCGCCATTTGTGCAataaactttattttgaaatgcctGTGTACAACATAATAtgctgacaaaaaaagaagagcaaATTTTGGGTATGAGTAAATCAATTaatggaaattatttaaaattaatcaaGTAAGAACTATAGTTTTTGAACATGTGCTTTTGTTTAGAAGGGAATTCATAGTCAAACTATCTTtacttttgtacatttttaactCAAATATATGCTTTTTTCCCACCATGAAAATACTACCAGGAAAATAAACGATATTTGTAATgtcctccaaaaaaatgataatactcacattgctctaaaaaaaattaaaaaaaaccttaagcAAGGCTTTAATTTTGCTGAATGTGTTAATTGCTCACTCCCTGGTTGTAAATaaagttaatacatttttttttaaaaaaacatggcggGCATTGTGGCGTCAAATTTGAGGTTTACGTTCTATTTTTATGTCCACCAGGTGGCGTTTGCAGTTAACATTTGTGGAAGCCTTCGATGATTCGCTATCGAGTTTTCCGCGGCGTTCAATGaggggtcaaaaggtcaagtTGAGCCACAAGAGGACAACGGGCAGAACCTCAACGTCCATGGGTCCAAAACCATGTCAAATTAAGTCTTAAGACAGGTTAGAGTTcttattcaaatatttattttacgtGATTTTGAGCGCTAGCAGATTGATGTATGAAAGTCGGCCATTTGTATTTTGGGAAGGATGACGAGGTCAATGCAATAAATGTCCATTTCTTCCGCAAttttgtgattggttgtcttatTTTGGAGGggtttgcaaaaataaacatctttCCACTTTGGTTTTTGATGAAATAAAAGAAGCGGGTTGGGGTAGATGAAAagtaaaaaggtaaaaagttCTCTTGGGCGCTTGTGGTCACGAGGGGATCATACCTCTGCTCCTCTTGCGGTCGGCCATCTTGTGTCGGTTGTGGTTGGCCCCACGGGCCTTGTTGGTTGTCTTCTGGCGTCTGTCCAGGAATGTTTCCAGCGTTTGTCCCTGGCCTTTGGGACGGCCCAGCACCTGGGTTTGTCGCTCCGGCGGGATGCTGAGGATGGCGTTCATTGACAATTATaccatttctctcgtataagccgccccccgattcacaattttaatctCCATActtgtggttttaatagggagtacaaatgtgttactttgaaggaaaaatattaAGATTAAAAGTGGTATTTTTGGAGAAACTGTCTTGTGAGATTACAAAAGGGAGTTGCCTGCATCATTTTTCTGAGTGACAAATATGGCgtaaatgtgagaaaatacgataaacttggttttaaaaaaaaaaaaaccttggagATTAAACTTTAGCCAGGGTGTGTTTTCATCAACtagacatgaaaaaaatgaaattttaattgcaaatgttttttttttaaactatatatgtgtatacatatgtgtatacatatgtgtatacatgtgtatacatatgtgtatacatatgtgtatacatgtgtatacacgtgtatgaacatgtgtatatgtgtgtacaggtgtaaacatgtgtatacacgtgtatatgtgtgtataggtgtatacatatgtgtatacatgtgtatatatgtgtatatacatgtgtatataagtctatatgtgtgtatatgtgtgtatatgtgtgtatatgtatggcGTATATATGTATGGCGTATATATGTATGGCGTATATATGTATGGCGTATATATGTATGGCGTATATATGTATGGCGTATATATGTATGGCGTATATATGTATGGCGTATATATGTAAGGCGTATtggtatttctttttgttttacccTCTCCTCTGCTGCATTGTGGCTCGCCTGGCCGCGGCCCGTTCCCGAAGGAGGGCGGGGTCTTGGATGAAGTGATCTCTGTTGGTGTTGCGCTGAAGGACAAAAACACCGGCCCCGTGGTTAGAATCCGGTTTGGCTTTCGCATTGGCTCCATTTGGACACTCACTTGTAGTTCTTGCTCCTCttcatcgtcgtcgtcctctCGCGTCTCCAATTCTTCAGCTTTTCCCGCTTTCTGCAGGATTCTGGGCGTGGTGAAGGGCCTGCAACGAAAACTCGTCAAACGGCGATGCCAagcagatgccatttttttggttcGACGTACCTTCTATTGAGCAGACTTTCTCCGTCCAGGTCGTTGGCTCCCACTTGATTGACCTCGTACGTGTCGTCGTACTCGTCGTCGTAGTCGTCGACGGCGGGGTACAACACTGAGGCGTCTCCTGCGTCTCCGGGCTGGATCTCCACCACGTCCACCACCGTCGCATATTCCCGGTAGCGAGCTCGCTGCTCGTTTACGTGCTTCTTATCGTTCAGAAGCTCCTCGGAGTTTTCGCCCGCCCTGGGGGATGAAAAACAGGGTTTGAAGTCCAAATGTggatattttttgcaaaaaagccTGACAACAAGGACATTCCAATGCCGCTAGTAGCGCTACTATCCCGACCAAAGCGACCACTCACCTTTTCCCCTTCCAGACGCACGCCATGTCCACTTGATCCCTGCGGAAAACGTCAAACTCGTCGTCGTCGTACACGTTGGATCTGCTGTCCAGGACAGTGGGGAGCACTTCTTTCACCGGCCTGAAATAACACAACTATAAttattatatactttttttaaagttcataaaaatgtgaaaatacatgcTGAAACTCGTTAGGGGAAGCCACGTCTGCTACtcagaaatgaagaaaaaataaagaaaaatgtataaaaagttGTAATAGGcgatttttcatttattgcggccatgtttggtctagattagatgtgtcaaagtggcgtcccgggggccaaatctggcccgtcgcatccattaatccatttatataaaaaaaaaatcagcaacccttttcattcattctattGTTGCCATTTTGCCTATTCATTTTGCTTTATCGTCCGCTGCAAAAAGTAGGCGCTAaccttttttaaagttcattttcttcattacaTCGAGGtcaaataaaaagcctttttaGCTATCATACACAGCCACATATAACAttccaccaatttcgttataggcagctatgtatgatgacaatttgaCCTCGaacaaatgaagaaaatcaatttttaaaaaggccagCTCCTACTTTTTACAGCGGGCGATGAAGCAAAAACACAGCCTTTTACTTGGCTAAAATGggatcttttttggggggtgtcacCTGGGAATGGCGCGGTCCATGGCGTCCAGTCCGGGCGTCAGTCGCCCCTCCAGGATGTTGTTGATGACCACCTCCGAGTCGTAGCCATACTCCCGAAGACACGCCAGCACAAATCCCTCGCCCAGGTCGGGTAACAGGTCTCGAATGCACGACATCATGGATTCCAGCTCGGCTTCACTCAGTGGACAAATGGCACCCTGGAaggattaataaaaaataaaaaaaaaacattagaattTTTGAAACAAATGCGTAACCAAGGAAGATATTTGAAGGACTTGCGTTGCTTCCTCGTCGCGGGACGTCTGACATGGCCTCGGCACCCCTGAGGGGTTCTTCGTCGTCGACCTCGTATGCGGCGGCAAAAGAAGCCCCGCCCACCGCGCCACGAGCGCTGGGTTGTGACGAGGACGCCGAGGGAGGGCTTTTTCGTTTTCCCGACGCGTCCCAGGCGGCGTGGACGCCCTGGAGAAGGTAAGACGTCCTGGTGTCATCGCTGACGATACGTACGATTTAAGGCGGTTAtgttttgatgacattttgtattttaaaaagccataaaaaaaagaaaatggtcattttacatgtaaaaatcGAATTTGGCATTCGACCTAGAtaatattacaagataaaaaataagaaattattGGTGAACATTAAATCATAGATTGTACAACGGGAAGTTGTTAGGTTTTACAGAATATTGAGAACATTGAGTTTCATCGATGTTCGGTTTGTGTGAGCAGAAAACTGCTTTTTATGGAAAGTTaagagattaaagtcattttaggaattaaaaaataataataaagtcattattttacaagatttaagttgttttcttgtttttacgtTGTGTGAACTGGatgttatttaattttaataactTTAGGCCATGTAAAGTCAACATTTCTTTCAGCAAAATATAAGGCTATTTAACAAAATCATGAGATGCAAAACATTGTTTGCAAAAATCcacttttgttgacatttttttttaataatcataTTTCTGGGGTTCATTTAATTCCTGGTgctaaaatgttattaaatgttGTTTAAATATGCGATGTAGCTTTAAATTGGAAGATGTTCTTGTCTTATTCTCAAAAAAAAGGTTAGGGGAAActgcttttttcattaaaaattatagccttcatttttgtttagtttttttctcatttaaacgTAAGAAAAGGATACATGACAGGAAATGCTTGTTGGAGAAGGCTGACATCTTCTGCGATGGGAAACAGCTCATCATAGTCGCACACAAACCTACAAAAACCACAAGATTAGCATGAAACCGGGACGTAGCAACATGCTAATCTTCCTACCTTTTCTCCGAGAGAAACGAGGTGAAGTGTTGCAGTAGTTCTTCGGCGAACATTTGGGTATTTTCTCCCCTGAAAGAGCACGCCGAGCCCCGCCCGTTAGGATCCGGCGTGTACACGTAGGCCAATGTGTCGCCTCACCCTTCCAGGATTGGCTGCAGGCACGTGTGGTGTAGCAGCAAGTGGGCGGTCTCTAACATCTTGCGACGGGAGTGGGACAGCCTCTGCCAAGCGTCCTCTTGAAGACTGTTTGgatattttcaaaatggagGAAATTGGGGTTAAAAGACAAATTGATGGTGATTGAAGTAAGAAGGATTTCATATGGGAGGATCTGGCAGACATTTTGAAGGGGTGACTTGGACTTCAATTATTCATGAAATGGCCctcccaaacatgcattttttaaatagatttaaaaaagatagaaaatatgatttttccaTTGTAAACGTTGATTGTCAGACCTTaaaattaaagtattttcttgcatatatgcCATATTTATAACTAAAAACGATGACTGAATAAaggctacggcttatatgctCCTTTTTCACCAGGAGATGTCAGAAAAGTAACATTTcgtatttgttggttattttcagttttgcagttggCAAACAATCATTactgaatgaattaattcatcataatactgaccctaataatgtgtttttgataCATAGAGTATTttagaaataccacatgcaatgattttgaacacaatttgaaatgatgaaaaaaactataaaatatgaggaaaaaagtaaaggttgccagatataaaatgtgcaaaatccAGCAATTGACGCTCACCTTGTATCCTCAAAGTCCCTCTTCAAAAAGGCTTTCTCCAGGTCGGGCACGATGGTCTCATAAAACGAAGACAATCTGCATaagtggtaagaaaaaaaaggagatagATATTTAGACATATTCGGGATTTATCGTTGGGACTCGTACGGACGACTTTACCTGCAGAGGAAGCCGTTTGAGTGGAAGGTGGCGCACGCACTGGGGAAGACGCTAAAAAAGGCGTACAAGGTACTGCTGGTGTCGCACAGGTAGAGAATAATGTCCAAAAAGtcctgcaaaaataaacattagcatgttagcatttaTAGTCAGTATCAGgagattttggggtattttcatgatatattatttttttggggacaCAGTGGGGCAAGTGTTTAAccctcggcctcacagttctggggtcccgggttcaaacccaggtcatgtccacccatgttttccctgggccaATGTGGGTTTCTTCTGTGTACAGTTCCCtcacacattcccaaaacatgctaactaggctaattatatgctaaattgcccctagcgaGGATTGATTGgctgtttctcttttttttgtcctatgattggctggccacagattcagggtgtcacccgctCTGACCCGGAGACAACTGGGattaagctccagcaccccccacgaccgtAATTAGGATAAAACGGTTCCGGAAATGAGACAAGACGTCAAAATGGTTGTCCTACCTGCTGAGTCATGCTAACGGCAGTGGGTTGCTTTTGAGCGCTGAGCTTCATGGGCTCGCCGGCAATCTCGCGGCGGAGGCCGCACTTCTCCTCGATGCCGTCGAACACCTGACGGAGGACAACGTTATCTGACGTTGAAAACGGGCAAACCGCGCAAAACTCACCTCCAAAATGGTGGACACCGTTTCGTCCAGGTCCCTGTAGTAAGATGGCTGCTGCGTGAAAACGTTCTCTGTGGGTGAGAAGATACGCGAGTGTGAAAAGTCGATTTAGACGGTGAGAGATTTAAGCCACACCCACCGATCATCTTGTGGAGAAGAGGACTGTTTCCTTTCCCAAAAAGGACGCACAGATCCATTATTTTGGGTATGTCAAAAAGGAAGTTTTCATAAATAATTTCCCCAAAAACAGCAGGCGTGATGAAGTTCTCCTGAAGAGTAAGAAAATCAATGAGTtagtagtttttaaaaatgtccaacTTCCAATCCTACCTTGGACTCCTTGTGAGTGGCCATTCTGAGGAAGGCGTAGAAGACGGCCTGGTGGAGGGACTGATTGGTCTCCACCACTTCTGGGGAGGAGGGCGCGGAGCCCAGGTCCAATCCCCTTGGAGCGTGGTGGACGTAGGAGTCCAAGCATTTCTGCAACGACCTATCAAACACAACCTGAGAACCAGAAAATTCACCacattaacaaaaataacatagaatgtaattgaaatgaaaacatcAGGTCAATACCAGCAGGTAGGTAAGTACTATTGTATTTTGAATAGACTGACAAACATGCCTCTGACCTGACACCAGAATTTGTCATGCGGCAACTCAAGTAGCCATTCCAGATCCTCCAAGATGAACGTGCTGCGTTCAAGGAATTCTTCCACATCGGCCGAACAGGCGTCATCGGAAAGAGGCACGTAAGGCACAAAAACACGGTCTTCCTTCCTGTCGGGGTGCTGTGCAAAGACGTAAAGGGTCACGGACGGTAAACAGATTGAGAAGATGGCGACTTACCAACGCGGGAAGTGTGCGTTCTTTGCCTAAATCGTCCCGCTGCGTCACCTGTTGCTCATCCAGCGCCACTAGAGCGCAAGCCATCGCCCCTCCTTtagaaaataccacaaaaatatATCACTCATTAAAAATCTCCCCAACAACATGGTATGTAGATATCATAAACTTTTAGAGGGGCACCCATAGGACTTATAAAATGAAAGTTCGAGACGAAACGCATACATATCTATATTTTAATGATGTAGTGTCGAGTTTGAGTGGGGTAAAATGTGTACACTACgagttttaattattatttttttatttttgagatGAATAATCTTAAATATTCTACCATTAAACAACAGGACGGAAGTGTCACGTTCAGGGACATCAAGGAAGAACTATATAAAAGCTGACTGAATGTTATATACACTTATCaacataaaacaaacaacataTCAAGTAGGTGGAATTTTCCTCTCAACGCTACTATAACAGTAAAAATTGCTACGTGTAACACGCACCAGGATTTTAACGTCATGTCACAAGGAAAAGAGACTAAATGAGTATTAAAAACACCTTTGAGTACAACGTGTCAATCAACCACGGAAGCTAGGTATTAGCATAACGTACTCAAAACCCCTTCAAAACTTCCCCGTGTCACCCAAAAAGAGGCAGGAAATACACGCACCTTTTCTGTTAGCGTCCGGCACTTTTAAGAGACATCTTTGTAGAATTTTAGCCGCTTTTGTCAACTGTTTCGCCCTTCAAAAAACGTTTTGTACC
It includes:
- the ascc2 gene encoding activating signal cointegrator 1 complex subunit 2 is translated as MACALVALDEQQVTQRDDLGKERTLPALHPDRKEDRVFVPYVPLSDDACSADVEEFLERSTFILEDLEWLLELPHDKFWCQVVFDRSLQKCLDSYVHHAPRGLDLGSAPSSPEVVETNQSLHQAVFYAFLRMATHKESKENFITPAVFGEIIYENFLFDIPKIMDLCVLFGKGNSPLLHKMIENVFTQQPSYYRDLDETVSTILEVFDGIEEKCGLRREIAGEPMKLSAQKQPTAVSMTQQDFLDIILYLCDTSSTLYAFFSVFPSACATFHSNGFLCRLSSFYETIVPDLEKAFLKRDFEDTSLQEDAWQRLSHSRRKMLETAHLLLHHTCLQPILEGGENTQMFAEELLQHFTSFLSEKRFVCDYDELFPIAEDVSLLQQAFPVIDDTRTSYLLQGVHAAWDASGKRKSPPSASSSQPSARGAVGGASFAAAYEVDDEEPLRGAEAMSDVPRRGSNASLQGAICPLSEAELESMMSCIRDLLPDLGEGFVLACLREYGYDSEVVINNILEGRLTPGLDAMDRAIPRPVKEVLPTVLDSRSNVYDDDEFDVFRRDQVDMACVWKGKRAGENSEELLNDKKHVNEQRARYREYATVVDVVEIQPGDAGDASVLYPAVDDYDDEYDDTYEVNQVGANDLDGESLLNRRPFTTPRILQKAGKAEELETREDDDDEEEQELQRNTNRDHFIQDPALLRERAAARRATMQQRRGIPPERQTQVLGRPKGQGQTLETFLDRRQKTTNKARGANHNRHKMADRKRSRGMIPS
- the rnf215 gene encoding RING finger protein 215, producing the protein MAPSLVVFLWPVLLPLAESTLVPQRVAVVEAYVEKWMSGAMLSGKVVTSSRGENAEGRMEGELVLIQDVVKRDDKEKGEIWIGVLPLEDQQGSARKKHESFTESVVTRMKRALVLGASALILLALNQNSVREMDLSEVLSKPVIIIQTSENVTRLIGALLRGLHATAKITFSNVLHDNLGATLTLWSSCGRSRGGRYGEWQGVICTGENKSQVQKKLQQLWDTILWVALILSTGVILRARRPNRERFFYDNVEPLPKQDILKTMSSLQTKMYQRAKVRHGETADNCVVCLEAYRPNQRLRVLPCRHEYHQECVDPWLLLRHTCPLCKRSILGGVCS